From a region of the Daphnia magna isolate NIES linkage group LG1, ASM2063170v1.1, whole genome shotgun sequence genome:
- the LOC116930197 gene encoding uncharacterized protein LOC116930197 isoform X2, whose protein sequence is MRLNKHSGRILVMQRNTLHQIAAGTTYYQVYNTRLQKMRYLSNGVLPEVEESGLFGRQMTAKLNERQKAARDKFLEAEKQWDKLVKWDRLNKDEIKIVKAHKQAVMNGHFTYDDTNLNKKCIYNHSSVPDNLKGTKTFNSAFWA, encoded by the exons ATGAGGCTGAACAAACACTCGGGACGAATTCTTGTTATGCAAAGAAACACCTTGCATCAAATCGCCGCAGGCACCACTTACTATCAAGTCTACAACACAAGGCTACAGAAGATGAGGTATTTGTCAAATGGTGTCCTACCTGAAGTGGAAGAATCTGGTCTGTTTGGTAGGCAGATGACAGCAAAACTGAACGAAAGACAGAAGGCAGCCAGGGATAAGTTCCTAGAAGCTGAAAAACAATGGGACAAGTTAGTTAAATGGGACCGTCTGAACAaagatgaaattaaaatagtTAAAGCTCACAAACAAGCAGTTATGAATGGGCATTTCACTTATGATGACACCAACCTTAATAAGAAG TGCATTTACAACCACAGCAGTGTCCCTGATAATCTCAAAGGTACCAAGACTTTCAATTCAGCTTTTTGGGCTTGA
- the LOC116930197 gene encoding uncharacterized protein LOC116930197 isoform X1, whose amino-acid sequence MRLNKHSGRILVMQRNTLHQIAAGTTYYQVYNTRLQKMRYLSNGVLPEVEESGLFGRQMTAKLNERQKAARDKFLEAEKQWDKLVKWDRLNKDEIKIVKAHKQAVMNGHFTYDDTNLNKKVMTRLRHFLRGSCCGNACRHCIYNHSSVPDNLKGTKTFNSAFWA is encoded by the exons ATGAGGCTGAACAAACACTCGGGACGAATTCTTGTTATGCAAAGAAACACCTTGCATCAAATCGCCGCAGGCACCACTTACTATCAAGTCTACAACACAAGGCTACAGAAGATGAGGTATTTGTCAAATGGTGTCCTACCTGAAGTGGAAGAATCTGGTCTGTTTGGTAGGCAGATGACAGCAAAACTGAACGAAAGACAGAAGGCAGCCAGGGATAAGTTCCTAGAAGCTGAAAAACAATGGGACAAGTTAGTTAAATGGGACCGTCTGAACAaagatgaaattaaaatagtTAAAGCTCACAAACAAGCAGTTATGAATGGGCATTTCACTTATGATGACACCAACCTTAATAAGAAGGTAATGACAAGATTACGTCATTTCCTCAGAGGTTCTTGCTGTGGAAATGCCTGTAGGCAT TGCATTTACAACCACAGCAGTGTCCCTGATAATCTCAAAGGTACCAAGACTTTCAATTCAGCTTTTTGGGCTTGA
- the LOC116929962 gene encoding signal recognition particle receptor subunit alpha homolog → MLDFFSIFSKGGIVLWCFQGTSQIFTSSVNALIKAVILQERTGQLSYDHDNVTLKYKLDNEFELVYVVAYQKILKLSYVDKFLNDIHMEFRDAYKNELQLQQFGKNFEISEMFTSILKSAEEWGKLQAAAPKVMKSFEESQKSKKTVASMIERKGDDKENKKVKKVEIKVPDVKIPEPINVELSEEDLIQQKRREFAEKMAAGKNKSKPTTEKLKSPKAASKKSKESRVWPLGGAPKDMETLDYTKDKDLGESPLPQQAVYLPDPKAIGTLQGEVRDMDFESESEEEEEDVEERGKNDYVPQQVSQQKKKTGIFSLFKNLVGSKTISEEDMAPVLDKMRDHLIAKNVASEIAGKLCDSVAAKLNGKVLGTFESLANTVKASLTESLVQILSPRRRVDILRDVYESQKQKRPYVMSFCGVNGVGKSTNLAKICFWLIENNFRVLIAACDTFRAGAVEQLRTHMRHLNSIHPPEKHGGLQMVQLYEKGYGKDAAGIALEAINHAQEAGIDVVMIDTAGRMQDNEPLMRALAKLIKVNEPDLVLFVGEALVGNEAVDQLVKFNQALADYSASENPHTIDGIVLTKFDTIDDKVGAAISMTYITGQPIVFIGTGQTYADLKTLNVKAVVSILMK, encoded by the exons atgttggattttttttcaatttttagcAAGGGGGGTATTGTGTTATGGTGCTTCCAAGGAACTTCCCAGATATTTACGTCTTCGGTGAATGCGTTAATTAAAGCGGTTATTCTGCAG GAGCGAACTGGACAATTGTCCTACGATCATGATAACGTGACCCTAAAATACAAACTCGATAATGAGTTTGAATTGGTCTATGTTGTGGCTTATCAGAAAATTTTAAAGCTGTCATATGTTGACAAGTTTTTAAATGATATCCATATGGAGTTTCGAGATGCTTACAAGAATGAACTACAGCTGCAACAGTTTGGAAAGAACTTTGAAATAAGTGAAATGTTTACCAGTATTCTGAAATCAGCTGAGGAATGGGGAAAGTTACAAGCAGCTGCTCCCAAGGTGATGAAATCATTTGAAGAATCACAAAAATCGAAGAAAACTGTGGCTTCAATGATAGAAAGAAAGGGAGatgataaagaaaataaaaaagtaaaaaaagtggaaa TCAAAGTACCTGATGTCAAAATTCCAGAACCTATCAATGTTGAATTATCAGAAGAGGATCTTATCCAGCAAAAAAGACGCGAGTTTGCCGAAAAAATGGCAGctgggaaaaacaaaagcaaaccAACAACTGAAAAGCt AAAGAGTCCTAAAGCTGCCTCAAAGAAATCGAAGGAAAGTCGAGTATGGCCATTGGGAGGAGCTCCAAAAGACATGGAGACATTGGACTATACAAAAGACAAAGACCTCGGCGAGAGCCCGTTACCACAACAAGCTGTATATCTTCCTGATCCTAAA GCTATTGGCACACTTCAAGGAGAAGTTCGGGATATGGATTTTGAATCGGaatcggaagaagaagaagaagatgtaGAGGAACGAGGAAAGAATGATTATGTTCCTCAGCAAGTTagccaacaaaaaaagaagactgGAATATTTTCGCTGTTTAA GAATTTGGTAGGATCAAAGACAATCAGTGAGGAAGACATGGCCCCTGTCTTAGACAAAATGCGCGACCATCTAATTGCGAAGAACGTTGCCTCTGAGATTGCCGGTAAATTGTGTGACTCTGTGGCTGCCAAGCTTAATGGCAAG GTACTCGGAACATTTGAGAGCTTAGCCAACACTGTTAAAGCATCTCTTACGGAATCTTTGGTGCAAATCCTTTCTCCCCGCCGCCGAGTTGACATTTTGCGTGATGTCTATGAATCCCAGAAACAGAAGCGACCGTATGTGATGTCTTTCTGTGGGGTAAATGGCGTTGGCAAATCTACCAATCTAGCCAAGATCTGTTTCTGGCTTATCGAAAACAACTTTCGCGTGTTAATTGCCGCTTGTGATACGTTTCGCGCTGGTGCCGTTGAGCAACTTCGCACTCACATGCGTCATTTGAACTCGATCCATCCTCCCGAGAAGCATGGAGGTTTGCAAATGGTCCAGCTTTATGAAAAGGGATATg GAAAGGATGCTGCTGGAATTGCCCTAGAGGCTATTAACCATGCGCAAGAAGCCGGTATTGACGTTGTTATGATTGATACTGCGGGAAGAATGCAAGATAATGAACCACTAATGAGGGCACTAGCGAAA TTGATCAAAGTGAATGAGCCGGATTTGGTTCTTTTCGTCGGGGAAGCCCTAGTCGGCAATGAAGCTGTTGACCAACTTGTCAAATTTAATCAGGCTTTAGCGGATTATTCTGCGTCAGAAAATCCACATACTATCGACGGAATCGTTCTAACTAAATTTGACACAATCGACGATAAG gtTGGTGCTGCCATATCAATGACATACATTACTGGGCAACCCATCGTCTTTATTGGCACTGGACAAACGTATGCCGACTTGAAGACGCTGAATGTGAAGGCCGTCGTTAGCATACTAATGAAATAA